The Ciona intestinalis unplaced genomic scaffold, KH HT000084.2, whole genome shotgun sequence genome includes a region encoding these proteins:
- the LOC113475028 gene encoding uncharacterized protein LOC113475028 → MFAVFNNYAGVSWASLPNWFRDSVYVTLDNEIISTKEAKSNESVMEINTDASVDVDHAHALTDVEESNKKSDKPMKQTINQIIEMMNILKDTLYDVPSQQALQIAKDKLYLIQQDLNTVCKHEEGIRVQKPDVSLKLKRKLPKSFVCDKLPQKYPKTNRFICRLGSDVNLQTTVLKTAVNVKKPIQILPCNAVTGKRITDTAFHTLSQYSNYYLWKCIYLLNKN, encoded by the exons ATGTTTGCTGTCTTTAATAACTATGCAGGCGTATCATGGGCTTCATTGCCAAACTGGTTTAGAGATTCGGTGTATGTAACATTAGACAATGaaataatttcaacaaaaGAAGCTAAAAGTAATGAAAGTGTTATGGAAATTAACACTGATGCATCAGTTGATGTTGACCATGCACATGCACTCACGGATGTTGaagaatcaaataaaaaatcagaTAAGCCcatgaaacaaacaataaatcaaATAATTGAAATGATGAAC ATATTAAAAGACACATTATATGATGTCCCTTCACAACAAGCACTTCAAATTGCAAAAGATAAGCTGTATTTGATTCAGCAAGATTTGAACACAGTTTGCAAACATGAAGAAGGGATTAGAGTTCAAAAGCCGGATGTTTCGTTGAAGTTGAAAAGGAAATTGCCAAAATCTTTTGTGTGTGATAAGCTGCCACAGAAATATCCGAAGACAAACCGGTTTATTTGTAGGCTTGGTTCTGATGTAAACCTCCAGACAACAGTTTTAAAGACCGCAGTAAATGTCAAAAAGCCCATTCAAATACTCCCTTGTAATGCTGTAACTGGTAAACGTATCACTGACACTGCCTTCCACACTCTGTCACAATACTCCAACTACTATCTCTGGAAATGTATCTACcttttgaacaaaaattaa